One part of the Mya arenaria isolate MELC-2E11 chromosome 3, ASM2691426v1 genome encodes these proteins:
- the LOC128226862 gene encoding uncharacterized protein LOC128226862, protein MSDLYVYLWTVSCRLSRVLADIGVDEEMTKCRRRAWLSIETMDNFYQRRAKTFYHFGSQSEGTTTLGMDSDVDLLINDDKCQVILDFKDWKLDMNNLLVVKQDCSPPQHCYLQILRPDIPTPATENQVEERDVFVDENCRVFMANTIQDHQIREDYRAEFVKHGPSKSVDEDIDVVYAYHCASLPEECQFMFKRPRKGHWPTEEIFASARKCGTFLVPQGHAESYDSNKEWRFSTSTIERTLMFAMNITQIKVYVLLKMIRKSLLKPIFGDRFSTFDMKTTVLFTMETCPSDIWQENNLLCCTLYCLQTLRGFIRKRYIPHFTISNVNLFVGKLSKRELLRLEDIIQSMIDNKLICVYHIDMDDLGRRMSAFQCNLVQFETAERIDNQRTIASSMRKWVFSILLSQLIQIQVDVSQVCPNEALQRILSDVRHLFHLVDTGSQYEQIIAKPLIHMLFSHIASVNASEGIKNQRRFHRDSFGMYSLACAEVDVLSSRLKFASLCFCLEQYDTAKDMLDYCEGLLDAGLWQICGCSRQISVPAHGNVLLKVLEMAETELLRTHVAFSVVFGRHELYCMPEALVYEMYRTIDDDDMRERIPIRDGWMDLAIVDPIPFLYYLQYITFKQLDQSDNMSAALHKLEDYVMDHSDKGCHAETAANLLGHCYELAGDHWAAYHYYCESREKSPNNNAAHRHIHRLKPLFCSEESDSDQPNTSDDNDTD, encoded by the coding sequence ATGTCagatttatatgtttatttgtggACGGTGTCTTGTCGCCTATCAAGGGTGCTGGCGGACATAGGAGTTGATGAGGAGATGACCAAATGTCGTCGGAGGGCGTGGCTGTCCATAGAAACAATGGACAATTTCTACCAAAGGCGAGCAAAAACATTCTACCACTTTGGCAGTCAAAGTGAAGGTACCACCACGTTGGGTATGGATTCCGATGTCGACCTGCTGATAAACGATGACAAATGCCAAGTTATTTTGGATTTCAAAGACTGGAAACTAGACATGAATAATCTCCTTGTAGTAAAACAGGATTGTTCACCACCACAGCATTGCTATCTGCAGATATTAAGACCCGACATTCCGACACCTGCTACAGAAAATCAAGTAGAGGAGCGGGATGTATTTGTGGATGAAAATTGCCGAGTTTTTATGGCAAATACCATACAAGACCATCAGATAAGGGAAGATTACCGTGCAGAGTTCGTGAAACACGGGCCCTCCAAGAGCGTAGATGAAGACATCGATGTGGTGTACGCATATCATTGTGCATCATTGCCAGAAGAATGCCAATTCATGTTCAAACGACCTCGCAAAGGCCACTGGCCAACAGAGGAAATCTTTGCATCTGCCCGAAAATGTGGGACTTTCCTCGTTCCCCAGGGGCATGCAGAAAGTTACGATTCAAATAAAGAATGGCGGTTTTCAACTTCAACTATTGAGCGGACACTCATGTTTGCAATGAACATCACTCAAATAAAAGTATATGTCTTGTTGAAAATGATAAGAAAGTCATTACTGAAGCCAATCTTTGGAGACAGATTTAGCACATTTGACATGAAAACTACTGTCTTGTTTACCATGGAAACATGTCCATCGGATATCTGGCAAGAGAACAACTTGCTGTGTTGCACATTGTATTGCCTGCAAACCCTCCGTGGCTTTATACGAAAGCGGTACATTCCACATTTTACCATTTCTAATGTCAACCTCTTTGTTGGCAAACTTAGCAAGCGTGAACTACTTCGTCTTGAGGACATCATCCAAAGTATGATAGACAACAAGTTGATATGTGTATATCACATAGACATGGACGACCTCGGTAGAAGAATGTCGGCTTTTCAGTGCAATTTGGTTCAGTTTGAAACCGCAGAAAGAATCGACAACCAGCGCACCATTGCTTCATCTATGCGTAAATGGGTCTTCAGCATATTATTATCTCAGTTAATTCAAATTCAGGTTGATGTATCGCAAGTTTGTCCAAATGAAGCTTTACAACGGATTTTGTCCGATGTGCGTCACTTGTTTCATCTCGTTGACACGGGGTCGCAATATGAACAGATTATTGCCAAACCACTCATACACATGCTATTCAGTCATATTGCCTCTGTCAATGCATCAGAGGGCATAAAAAATCAGAGGCGTTTCCACCGAGACAGTTTCGGTATGTACAGTTTAGCTTGTGCTGAAGTAGACGTGTTGTCTTCTCGTCTGAAGTTTGCATCACTATGCTTCTGCTTGGAACAGTATGATACAGCCAAGGACATGCTCGACTATTGTGAAGGTTTATTGGATGCGGGCCTGTGGCAAATATGTGGATGCAGCAGGCAAATATCAGTTCCTGCTCATGGGAATGTTCTTTTGAAGGTACTAGAAATGGCGGAGACAGAGTTGCTAAGAACGCATGTAGCATTCAGCGTAGTTTTTGGAAGGCACGAGTTATACTGCATGCCCGAAGCGTTGGTGTATGAAATGTACAGAACCATTGACGATGATGACATGAGGGAGAGGATACCAATCCGTGACGGCTGGATGGACCTGGCCATTGTGGATCCCATCCCTTTCCTTTATTACCTGCAATACATCACCTTCAAACAGTTAGACCAGTCGGATAACATGAGCGCCGCATTACACAAGCTTGAGGATTACGTCATGGACCATTCAGATAAAGGTTGTCACGCAGAGACGGCTGCAAATCTGCTTGGTCACTGCTACGAGCTGGCCGGGGACCACTGGGCCGCCTACCACTACTACTGCGAGTCGAGAGAGAAAAGCCCAAACAACAATGCCGCACACAGGCATATACATAGATTGAAACCACTTTTCTGCAGCGAAGAGAGCGACTCCGATCAACCAAATACAAGCGATGATAATGACACTGATTAA